The DNA segment GCGTGCAAAATTACGAAAATAAACTATTTCGAACAAGAAAAAGTGTTCTTTTGTATACCTTTTCGTTTTGATGCTCCTGTCCTTACCTTTATATTATTAAAATGAGTCTGTTCCTACGCAGCTGGAGCATAGTTTTTACACTATCAAGGCATAGCTCCGGTAGTATCAAAGCATAGCTTTAGCATATTCGGAGCATAGCTTTTGAAAATAAAGGGTAAATTCATTAATTTTTTATTGTTTAGAGAGAGTTTTTCTCTAAAATCCTTCACGTTTTCACTTAATATCTTGATTTTAAGTAATTTGGGCGTGAAGGAAACCTTTTTTCCTACGCATTTCCTTCACGTTATTTATTTGATCAACCTTTGTTTTTTCGAAAAGTAATTTACTGTTTTGATTACTTGATTATTAATTTACAAATGTTAATGTGTTCTGTAGTGTGAAGGAAATGCGTAGGAAAAAAGGCTACCTTCACGCTTAAATAGCTGCATATAAGAACATTATAGATGCCGTGAAGGTTTTTTAGAAAAAACTTATGTTGTAAAGTTCAATGATATGGTAAGCTTCCTATTTCAGCAGTTATGGAGATGCTTTAAAGTGTGGAATGATGCTACTTTAAACCTGTTTTTTGTTTTATTGTTGTTCATTATTTCCATATTGTTAATCTAAATTACGTATTTTATTAATTTATCAAGATAAAAACTTGTTTCAAGTATAAATTAAAATTACCTTTGAAATTACAAAAATAAGCAGTTAAAGGTTATGATAAAATATTGTGTTAAATATGTTAATATGTTTGCAAAGTTGAATAATTTTGCTAACACACACACACACACACACACACACACACACACAATTTATATAGACTCTTAAAATTTTTGAAGAAGATATATTTTATATCTTCAAAAAATTGGTCAATTTTCTTTTTCTCGTCATTTTTAGCCTATTTAGGCAGCTATTTTCGTGCCCGTATTTTTGCACTCAAAACTGTTGTCCCGCTTGTTGTTTCATGCTTATTTTTTATCTCTTGTTCATCAGAAACGTTTTTCTCCGGTGCAGACTTTTCGGAGTCTTCCTTGATCCATCTGGCTCTGTCCTCCAATAAGTCAGACAGTACCGGTAATACAACAAGGGCGAACGGTACACTTCCTGCCGATAATGGTGGAACAGCTGGAACGAATGAGGGTTATCTAAATCATATATGTGCAGCACTGTTCAATTCATCAGGCAATCTTGTTACCCTTCATGAGTATGATTATGCCATTGGTTCCACTGAGACTATAGCAACCCGCAAGGATGCTACCCAGATGCTTGTATTTGCCAATGTACCCCAGGGTGCCTTTTCGGGTAAATACACCATTAATGATTTCTATGCAGTGTCACAGGATTTGGGCTATACCACATCTATAGATGGTAAGAGCAAGACAGGTGTAACTACAGCAAACTCTCAGAACATGAAATCTTTGCCGATGATGTCAGCAGTGCAGTCACTTAACTGGTCTTCTGGTACAGTCCTTAATCCAACTGTATCTCTTACCCGTATGGTAGCGCGCGTTGCACTGACAAGTCTTGCCCAGACCTTCAGTGGTTCATATACAGGTTGCAGCTTTACGCCTACAGAAGTCTTTATGTATAATGCAAGCAACCAGCTTACGAATTGGAGTACACAGACAGTTTCGGGTAATGTAAGCGGAGAGAATACAGGTGCCAATGCCAATACCTTATATATGGGCAGTGGTACAATAAGTACTTACAGCGGTCCATACTATTTCTATGTATTCCCTCATGGCAGTACTAATCCTACGAAACTGGTTATTAAGGGAACCTTCAAGACAAATAGTGGCAGCACATACACTACTTATTATCCAATAACAGTGAACAGTAATTTAAGTGGCAATATTGTATCAACAGTAACACCCGGTACGGGTGATTCAAAGATAAGTCCGAATACAACTTATGGCCTGTCTGTAACTTTAAATGGTACAGGTGTAGCAAATGTCTCCGATGAACTTACACCGACCAATGTTACCGTAACTACGAGTGTAGCCGGTTATACGAGTGCAACCGTTCCTGAATATCTAGGTCCAAGGATAGGTGATATCTTATATTCAGATGGTACATACAGCGTTTCTCTTATTTCAGGTAAGACACCTGTCGCAATCGTATTCAGTATAACTCCAAGTATATCAGATAGGGCAAAAAATTATCAAGGTTATGCCATGGCTTTGAAAAATGCGGGTGCAAGTCTTGCATGGGGGCCGCAAACAGGTACTCCAACAGGTGCAGCAAGTACCACATTGAACATTACAGATTATGATGGTCTTACATATACAAGTCTGATAAATAATAGTACATACCCTGCCGCATATGCAGCGGCCACATCTTTTAAGTCAACAGTTCCTGCTCCTAGTGGAACAAGTGGTTGGTTCCTTCCAAGTATTGGTCAGTGGTATCAGATATGTATAAATTTGGGAGGAATGTCAACGTCTTTTACAGACTATAGGACAAGTGGCTATATTTATTGGCTAAGTCAATCAGTAGCTTGTGCTAATGCTATAAATACATACATGGCTAAAGCTGGTAGTGGTATATATGACGCGTTTTCAGCAACGAACCAATTTTATTGGTGTTCATCTGAGTATAATACAAATTTGGCATATAATGCGAGATTTGACAGTAATGGAAATTTAGGATTGTATGGAACCCTGAATAAGACAGATACTTACTATGTGCGCCCCATTATTGCTTTCTGATCTGCAATAAATATTATAGCAAATATATCATAAAAGAATTAATTATAAAAACAAGAGACTATGAATAAGAATTATTTAATTATTGGAGTTCTGATGTCATTTTTGATGATGTCATCCTGCACCTCTTCTGATACAGAAGAGAAAACATCCAGCGGTAACCCCGCTATCGTTAACTTGAGCTTGGGTTTGCAAACCCGTGCCTCTTCAACCTCGGCAATGCCGACAAGTTCCGCTACTTATGGAACCGGTGAGGGTAAGGTTGCTGCATTTTATGTAGGCCTGTTCGATGGTAACCAGGGAAAGGTAACAATAGACACCCAGTCGGAGACTTCAATCTCCACCACCACCCAGTCTCGTAATATACTTGTAGCGGCTAACACGATAAACACAACCGGTGATAAAACAGCCTTTTCTGGCTGTGCATCCATGAATGCTTTCAAAGCCTTGACAGCTGATCTAAGCTATACCACAAGCACAAATGGTCAGTCAAATACAGCCCGTAACACAACAAACTCTCAGGCAATGACAGGACTGCCCATGGCGGGTGAGGTAGATAATTGTTTTGCCTCTTTTGCTACTTCAAATGCATCCAGCGTAACCGTTCCCCTTGGCCGCCTTGTAGCCCGTATAGACCTTAATTCATTGACATCTGATTTTACATCAAGTGCATATCCCAGTGCATCATTTGCTGTAAATGAAATATTTATGTACAATGTCAATGATATCTGCAGCTATGGTGGCACTCCAAGTCAGTCATCCACTCTTACAGAATCAGGAACAGTAGGCAAATGTGAACAGACAGATGCTACAGGAGCCATAAATTCCAGTTTAAACAATTATGCATACCTGAGCAGTGGTGCCCTTACCTTATCGACATCACCATACCTGACATCTACTACTCCATATTACTTCTATGTATTTCCACATTCCGCAACAAGTCCTACCAAATTAGTAATAAAGGGACGTTTCAAGACAAGTGGTACTGATACGGGTACGATACTCTATTATCCAATAATAATAAATGATGCTGCGATGTCTCAAGAAACAATAACGACAGACAATGACGTGGTAAAAGCCAATAACATCTATTCTTTGAGTGTTTCTCTAAAGGGCCGCGGTGTTACCGATCCATCCCAGAATATAACCCCTGCTACAGCAACCGTAACATTAACCGTTACAGACTGGACCGTCAATACCCAGACTGTAGTAATAAAATAGTTATAGACAATCAAGTGATTATGATTATGAAGTTAAGGTATTGCAAAGAGTTACAGCTGTTCTGGCTTGTTCTGCTATTTACAATGACATCTTGCATAGACGAGAATTTCTCGAACTGTGTACAATGCTCAGTAAGTGTATCAGCAAGAGACAGTATAGGCAGACCGCTTCCCACAGCATTAAGTGGTAACCTAAAGGCATATCTATTCATAAATGGTAAATTTGACCGTATCGTAACCTCCGAACCTGATGGCAACTATCTGCTGAGCTACGACAGTCGTCTGGGCTCGGTATCACTTGTAACGATCGGCACTTCAGCGAGGGACAGTGTCGTGATGCATACCCCGTCAGAGGGCGATGATATAGGCCTGATGTCGGCCGGTGTAAAATTGGACTCAGTCACAGGCAAATACATCCTGCCCTCATCCCTCTATTATGGAGTATACAACTATACTTCAGGCCAGCAGGGAAATAATACAACCCAGGCCAGCATCGTAATGCTTAACAAGCCTGTAACATTAAGAGTGGTTGTACGCCAGCTCAAGGAAACCTTTGGATATGGCTCTTATAGTGTCGTCATTTCAGGCTTTCGCAGTATGATGACCTTTACCGGTCAGATTACGGGTGATTCAATAGATTACAGTCCACAGTCTGCGTTTGATAGCAACAATCAGCTTGTAACAGAAGATGTCCGTTCGTTCCCCAACAAGACAGGCGAGCATGTAACAGTATCAGTCTATAAAACCTCCAATGCAGGCAAGTCAGATACCCGAGCCTCTAATCCTACAACTGGAACCTTGATATGGAGTACTGATCGTGATAAGGATGGTAACTATGTATCTCTAAACTCAGGTGACAATAAAGTAATAATATTAGACTGTGGCCGTAAAGAAATCTCAATGAGTGTTATCCCATGGAATGAATATGCGCGGAGTATAGTAATCCCATAACATAATCACATAATAGGAAAATAATATAGATGAAGGAATCACTTAATATAGTAAGTAAGCGAAGTAAAGCAAGAATCCTAATAACATATTTATCGGTTCTGTCAATGATATTATTATCATCATGCAGTACTGTAGATATGTCAGAGATGCCAGCTGATCAGGTATCGCTAACCGTAAATATAAGTAAGCAAAGCCCTACAATAGTAACACGAGCCATAAGTGATGCCATAGATAATGTCAATATACTTGTATTTGATGGTCAGGGTAATCTTGTAGGCAGCGCCTATACCTTGACAAGTCCAACTTCTGTTACTTTGCCTGTAAGGGTTAGTAACGGCTGTACAATATGTGCTGTAGCAAATACAGGCAGTGGTTCATATCTTGACGGTATAAGTACCCTTACCGAGTTGAGAGCAAAGGTTACGACACCTGTAGCAGATCCTGCATCAACATTAAGTATAATGTATGGTGAGACACCAAACGTGACAATAACAAATTCAACAGCAACGCAGTCTGTATTAGTTAAACGTATTTACAGCAGATACACATTTACGATAACTCCATCAAGTGATATAACAATAACCGATTATCAGCTGTGTAACGTCCCTAATGAATGCTTTATCGCACCGGGTAGTTCAAGTAATCCAACTACAGGTTACAGCGGTATAAATTATAATTCTGTTACAACATCAGCCTCTGCGGGTAGCGTAGTTACTGCAGGGCCTTATTATGTACTTGAGAATATTGCGGGTAAGAATAGTTCAATAACAGCCGCAGAACAGCGAATAAGCGCCAATGCCCCATCCGGTGCTTCTTATATATTGATAAATGCAAAAAGAGATACAGGCTGGGGAACAGGTTGGAAATCAACCTATCGTATACATCTAGGTGGCGTAACAAGTGCTGCAATACCTGTTATAGACTGTACGGATTTTAATATTTATCGTGGCTATGACTATAACTGCAATATATCAGTATCTGGTAGCGGAACAAATGATGCGAGGGTAACGTATTCTCCATACACTACAAGAACTGATATCTATACAGGTGATGCTATTGTAGGAAACTATCTTTATTCAGACGGGACATCCGGTACAACATTTAAATCAGGGCAGATAGTTGGTGTTATTTATTCTAAGGAATTGACAACTGAACAGTACACAAATGGTTACAGGCATGGCAAGGTTTTGGCTCTTAAAAATGCTAATGGAGGTATTTATTCTAGTTGGTCAAATCCCGCTACATCTATTAATCCCTCAACATGGAGTACAACATTAAAGACGGCTTACGAAGATATCGCTAGTGGTTATGTAGGTACAATAGACAAGAGTATGGCCAATACATCCACAAACTATGCTTATTATTATTGCCGTAATTATAGTGATGGAACAACAAAGTCTTTTGCAAACAGCGGCTGGTATCTTCCAAGCGTAGGCGATT comes from the Xylanibacter oryzae DSM 17970 genome and includes:
- a CDS encoding fimbrial protein, coding for MKKIYFISSKNWSIFFFSSFLAYLGSYFRARIFALKTVVPLVVSCLFFISCSSETFFSGADFSESSLIHLALSSNKSDSTGNTTRANGTLPADNGGTAGTNEGYLNHICAALFNSSGNLVTLHEYDYAIGSTETIATRKDATQMLVFANVPQGAFSGKYTINDFYAVSQDLGYTTSIDGKSKTGVTTANSQNMKSLPMMSAVQSLNWSSGTVLNPTVSLTRMVARVALTSLAQTFSGSYTGCSFTPTEVFMYNASNQLTNWSTQTVSGNVSGENTGANANTLYMGSGTISTYSGPYYFYVFPHGSTNPTKLVIKGTFKTNSGSTYTTYYPITVNSNLSGNIVSTVTPGTGDSKISPNTTYGLSVTLNGTGVANVSDELTPTNVTVTTSVAGYTSATVPEYLGPRIGDILYSDGTYSVSLISGKTPVAIVFSITPSISDRAKNYQGYAMALKNAGASLAWGPQTGTPTGAASTTLNITDYDGLTYTSLINNSTYPAAYAAATSFKSTVPAPSGTSGWFLPSIGQWYQICINLGGMSTSFTDYRTSGYIYWLSQSVACANAINTYMAKAGSGIYDAFSATNQFYWCSSEYNTNLAYNARFDSNGNLGLYGTLNKTDTYYVRPIIAF
- a CDS encoding FimB/Mfa2 family fimbrial subunit, whose product is MKLRYCKELQLFWLVLLFTMTSCIDENFSNCVQCSVSVSARDSIGRPLPTALSGNLKAYLFINGKFDRIVTSEPDGNYLLSYDSRLGSVSLVTIGTSARDSVVMHTPSEGDDIGLMSAGVKLDSVTGKYILPSSLYYGVYNYTSGQQGNNTTQASIVMLNKPVTLRVVVRQLKETFGYGSYSVVISGFRSMMTFTGQITGDSIDYSPQSAFDSNNQLVTEDVRSFPNKTGEHVTVSVYKTSNAGKSDTRASNPTTGTLIWSTDRDKDGNYVSLNSGDNKVIILDCGRKEISMSVIPWNEYARSIVIP
- a CDS encoding DUF4906 domain-containing protein — translated: MKESLNIVSKRSKARILITYLSVLSMILLSSCSTVDMSEMPADQVSLTVNISKQSPTIVTRAISDAIDNVNILVFDGQGNLVGSAYTLTSPTSVTLPVRVSNGCTICAVANTGSGSYLDGISTLTELRAKVTTPVADPASTLSIMYGETPNVTITNSTATQSVLVKRIYSRYTFTITPSSDITITDYQLCNVPNECFIAPGSSSNPTTGYSGINYNSVTTSASAGSVVTAGPYYVLENIAGKNSSITAAEQRISANAPSGASYILINAKRDTGWGTGWKSTYRIHLGGVTSAAIPVIDCTDFNIYRGYDYNCNISVSGSGTNDARVTYSPYTTRTDIYTGDAIVGNYLYSDGTSGTTFKSGQIVGVIYSKELTTEQYTNGYRHGKVLALKNANGGIYSSWSNPATSINPSTWSTTLKTAYEDIASGYVGTIDKSMANTSTNYAYYYCRNYSDGTTKSFANSGWYLPSVGDWWDVAANLGVFTDAQKTTIKSSQINTTTLGAYMIQSLDGTYFTSLNTKLSVAGGNQITPGSSAYFFWSASESSSSNAISFFFDSSSVSLHNDGKAYNNYVRAVLAF